From Cecembia calidifontis, one genomic window encodes:
- a CDS encoding 6-bladed beta-propeller, producing the protein MKSTFCGLGKGNYRSNIFTKYLLLTLIVIFFQGCYGKRYEDRKDKNSEPIPKYIVNVHEEYPIESLFELKEIIPINIEEKNFLVDIYRLQVSEENFYLLDKEFGTLIKTSNDGYQIAKIGKFGSGPDELPDIADFSLSEASGELLLISIEERSLAFFDLEGNFKRKIKLKNQSDMLSVDGKGKIGMSITYFNEEFSNFELLDSAGKSIKRLFPFPKDVFPIILKNISGHITKGYEGGILYQEPANSVIYEINQDEHFPKYQFLSSQPIWPQDKKHQLNSFFETLATGELSFPTRFFEESENHLYFGWNKKKNKNSQKIVDFRVGVFDKQNNRTYLTRESPLTSFLSGPMAVEGNSVYFIIPLFKLLDLSDEPVLESYKTEIIQLKNKFQDMDFPIFKS; encoded by the coding sequence ATGAAATCAACTTTTTGTGGTTTAGGAAAGGGAAATTACAGATCAAATATTTTTACGAAGTATCTGTTGTTAACACTGATTGTAATTTTTTTTCAAGGGTGTTATGGGAAGAGGTATGAAGATCGAAAAGATAAAAATTCGGAACCTATACCTAAATATATTGTAAATGTCCATGAAGAATATCCCATTGAAAGTTTATTTGAATTAAAGGAAATTATACCAATAAACATAGAAGAGAAAAATTTTCTTGTTGACATCTACAGGCTTCAAGTTTCAGAGGAAAATTTTTATTTATTGGACAAGGAATTTGGAACGTTGATAAAAACGTCAAATGATGGTTATCAAATTGCAAAAATAGGAAAATTTGGAAGTGGGCCTGATGAGTTGCCCGATATAGCTGATTTTTCATTAAGTGAAGCAAGTGGGGAATTGCTTCTGATTAGTATTGAAGAACGAAGCTTGGCATTTTTTGATTTGGAAGGAAATTTTAAAAGAAAAATTAAACTTAAAAATCAATCTGATATGCTTTCTGTTGATGGAAAGGGGAAAATCGGTATGTCTATAACCTACTTTAATGAAGAATTTTCAAATTTTGAGCTGTTGGATAGTGCAGGGAAAAGCATAAAGAGACTTTTTCCTTTTCCAAAAGATGTGTTTCCAATAATCCTCAAAAATATTTCAGGTCATATTACTAAGGGCTATGAGGGAGGGATTTTGTATCAAGAACCTGCAAATTCAGTGATTTACGAGATAAATCAGGATGAACATTTTCCCAAGTATCAATTCCTAAGTTCTCAACCAATTTGGCCACAAGATAAAAAACATCAATTAAATAGCTTTTTCGAAACCTTAGCCACTGGAGAACTTTCATTTCCAACTCGGTTTTTTGAGGAATCAGAAAACCATCTTTATTTTGGGTGGAACAAGAAAAAAAATAAAAATTCACAAAAAATAGTTGATTTCAGGGTAGGGGTTTTTGATAAACAAAATAACAGAACTTATCTAACAAGGGAAAGCCCTCTAACTTCTTTTTTATCCGGTCCCATGGCTGTGGAAGGCAATTCTGTTTATTTTATTATTCCATTATTTAAACTGCTCGATTTATCTGATGAGCCTGTATTAGAGAGTTACAAGACTGAAATAATCCAGTTAAAAAATAAATTTCAAGACATGGATTTTCCTATATTCAAGTCATAA
- a CDS encoding 6-bladed beta-propeller, which yields MKSLLIILSVCYFIFSCRSSDEGMEVVNPEKSLNLSDLNLGISFVPLDFGILGGIGEVTKFYFIDELLFVLDSEFTKGIHVFDLNGNLIRSIQSIEKLTIWDFIVDESNRELVLFTLGNKFERFTLDGNFIKSWKSEMPISKMMKLEDDKLFCDTGMESNARDKIFNLVILDPSNFKIKDFLLPLDEEPILAQDRVKNYALINNSDFLFIPPFDSKIYRVEKEGSIEPFLYFDFIDKLMSIQEFNRFLGDLPGDVTTGIDGLVYSNDKLFFHYHSNGVPNFRFFDLKSQNLYQLEAPNDFPSLFFQFFLMGYVLEKNDGLYAVIDLDHFRPFLDQSTVEIPDDLRKMLESGILFSLVKITVG from the coding sequence ATGAAATCTTTGCTAATCATACTGTCTGTTTGTTATTTTATTTTCAGTTGTAGGTCCAGCGATGAGGGGATGGAGGTAGTGAATCCTGAAAAATCATTGAACCTTTCAGATTTGAATCTTGGGATTTCCTTTGTCCCATTGGATTTCGGAATACTGGGGGGTATTGGTGAAGTTACTAAGTTTTATTTCATCGATGAATTACTTTTTGTACTTGATTCCGAATTTACCAAAGGTATCCATGTTTTTGATCTTAATGGAAATTTGATCCGTTCCATTCAGTCCATTGAAAAGCTGACCATTTGGGATTTTATTGTGGATGAATCAAACAGGGAATTGGTTTTATTTACTCTGGGGAATAAGTTTGAAAGATTTACACTTGACGGCAATTTTATTAAATCATGGAAATCGGAAATGCCCATTAGCAAGATGATGAAATTGGAGGATGATAAACTTTTTTGTGATACGGGGATGGAATCCAATGCCAGGGACAAGATTTTTAACCTGGTGATTTTGGATCCATCAAATTTTAAAATCAAAGATTTTTTACTTCCCTTGGATGAGGAACCAATACTGGCCCAGGATAGGGTTAAAAATTATGCCTTGATTAATAACTCTGATTTTCTTTTCATCCCTCCCTTTGACTCAAAGATCTACCGGGTCGAAAAAGAAGGCAGTATCGAACCCTTCTTGTACTTTGATTTCATAGACAAGTTGATGAGCATACAAGAATTTAACCGTTTTTTGGGAGATCTTCCGGGTGACGTGACGACAGGAATTGATGGATTGGTATATTCAAATGATAAATTGTTTTTCCATTACCATTCAAATGGAGTCCCTAATTTCAGATTCTTTGATCTAAAAAGTCAAAACTTATATCAGTTGGAAGCTCCAAATGATTTTCCATCATTGTTTTTTCAGTTTTTCCTTATGGGCTATGTTTTGGAAAAAAATGATGGATTGTATGCTGTTATTGATTTGGACCATTTTAGGCCATTTTTGGACCAATCCACTGTGGAAATTCCTGATGATTTGAGAAAAATGCTTGAATCAGGCATTCTTTTTTCTTTGGTAAAAATAACTGTAGGTTAA
- a CDS encoding 6-bladed beta-propeller produces the protein MENINDEKLIVEFPLSWKFKKALLFIIVIVAMLMGCKQNKTGIHEEVRNIDLDISYKGKLSKFYDDIDYFLIKSSPNFPLINPYKTIVTDAHFLFLDIFQNFIFIYNKNGEISAIIKDLGEGPDQFRSIDDFQVKEESIWIKDAIGRKTLVYDFAGNLLDVKKNDLLLSDIFIGNGFELYYSHNDPEFDGRIIKNKNGKYEAYVSMETWMQKTLIKSLTGFISHPRTGTVSYLLPMSYQLVEFDPNGDLENMYRFDFGQYTFKPEQRELLTDFEERSRFLQSTSIVDNIFSIHPFGDGYMMYVMQQSGEKHFIWLDENKEPIAQYRELENDIDGLLLNIPPWTYSSTGTYFLFYPGKFLEAYNSSLIKGQIVQNSNLQNFVEKNMGELKDENFVLVRLSHGKN, from the coding sequence ATGGAAAACATAAATGATGAAAAATTGATTGTTGAGTTTCCATTAAGTTGGAAATTTAAAAAAGCATTACTATTCATAATAGTTATTGTAGCCATGCTTATGGGTTGTAAGCAAAATAAAACAGGTATCCATGAAGAGGTTCGCAACATAGATTTAGATATCAGTTATAAGGGAAAATTATCCAAATTTTATGATGATATTGATTATTTTCTAATCAAGTCCTCACCTAATTTCCCCCTAATTAACCCTTATAAAACCATTGTTACGGATGCTCATTTTTTATTTTTGGATATATTTCAGAATTTTATTTTTATTTACAATAAAAATGGTGAAATCTCTGCTATCATAAAAGATTTAGGGGAAGGGCCGGATCAATTCCGAAGCATTGATGATTTTCAGGTAAAAGAGGAGTCCATATGGATAAAAGATGCAATTGGAAGAAAAACACTTGTTTATGATTTCGCCGGAAACCTCCTTGATGTAAAGAAAAATGATTTATTGCTAAGTGATATTTTTATTGGTAATGGTTTTGAATTGTATTATTCCCACAATGATCCGGAATTTGATGGTCGAATAATAAAAAATAAAAATGGAAAATATGAAGCATATGTTTCTATGGAAACATGGATGCAAAAAACTTTAATAAAGAGCCTAACAGGATTTATTAGTCACCCTAGGACTGGTACTGTTAGTTACCTCCTTCCGATGAGCTATCAATTAGTAGAATTTGATCCAAATGGTGATTTGGAGAATATGTACCGTTTTGATTTTGGCCAATATACTTTCAAACCTGAGCAACGAGAATTGCTGACTGATTTTGAAGAAAGGTCAAGATTTTTACAATCAACATCAATTGTTGATAATATTTTTTCAATACATCCTTTTGGAGATGGCTATATGATGTATGTGATGCAACAGTCTGGAGAAAAGCACTTCATTTGGTTAGATGAAAATAAAGAGCCTATTGCCCAATATAGGGAATTAGAAAATGATATAGACGGTCTTTTATTGAATATTCCTCCTTGGACATATTCTTCTACAGGAACTTATTTTCTTTTTTATCCCGGTAAATTTCTTGAGGCTTACAATTCATCCTTAATTAAAGGACAAATAGTCCAAAACTCAAATTTGCAAAATTTTGTAGAGAAAAACATGGGTGAATTGAAAGATGAAAATTTTGTTCTTGTAAGGCTTAGTCATGGAAAAAATTGA
- a CDS encoding IS4 family transposase, which produces MTQFKHKFLSGHPIIAQLLSLIPKELLNQVVEEENSDRYYKKLKTSDHFICMFYAVLTRNSSLREVCKNIGLIITKLIPFGMKQLPARSTLSDANRKRSYRVFEQLYKGLYSYYRASLVGNWLDIGGEVDLSRVEVFDSSTVTLFKEILRGAGRNPLNGKKKGGAKIFAKMNLAEGVPNFICIRSAATNENMFLKVMDLPEHGIAVFDKGYNRYSCFEKWDSSNRYFVTRKKDNARYEVVSEFDCTHALDIIKDQIISLSYREKGVSRTVEARLVVYADPESGETLEFITNLKGLDALTIALLYKNRWVIEVLFKQIKQNFELRYFLSDSENGIKIQIWVALILNLLFTVLHKRIKEAEDFSTMVMVAAKNLCSYVSLEKFLLFPEAYFKSIFQKDIQNVQTQLFLSG; this is translated from the coding sequence GTGACACAATTTAAGCATAAATTTTTGTCTGGGCATCCTATTATCGCTCAACTCCTCTCTCTTATTCCCAAAGAGCTATTGAATCAGGTCGTTGAGGAAGAAAACTCGGATAGGTACTACAAGAAACTCAAAACAAGTGATCACTTCATCTGCATGTTTTATGCGGTGTTGACCAGAAACAGCAGTCTTAGAGAGGTCTGCAAAAACATCGGCCTGATCATAACCAAGCTTATTCCTTTTGGAATGAAGCAGCTACCTGCCAGGAGTACCCTTTCTGATGCAAACCGTAAACGCAGTTATCGTGTTTTTGAACAACTATACAAAGGGCTGTATTCATACTATAGGGCATCTTTGGTAGGAAATTGGCTCGATATCGGTGGAGAGGTCGACCTCAGCCGTGTTGAGGTTTTTGATTCCTCAACGGTCACGCTGTTCAAGGAAATCCTCAGAGGGGCCGGACGCAATCCCCTGAACGGAAAGAAAAAAGGTGGTGCCAAGATATTTGCCAAAATGAATCTGGCAGAAGGCGTTCCCAACTTCATATGTATCCGTTCTGCGGCCACAAATGAAAATATGTTTTTAAAAGTGATGGATCTGCCTGAGCACGGGATAGCTGTTTTCGACAAAGGATATAACCGCTATTCCTGCTTTGAAAAGTGGGACAGTTCAAACAGATATTTTGTGACCAGAAAAAAAGACAATGCAAGATATGAAGTGGTCAGTGAGTTTGACTGTACGCATGCCTTGGACATCATCAAGGACCAGATTATCTCACTGAGCTACAGGGAGAAGGGAGTTTCTCGGACAGTTGAAGCCAGACTGGTGGTTTATGCTGACCCTGAAAGCGGTGAAACGCTGGAGTTTATCACCAATCTTAAGGGATTGGATGCCCTAACCATAGCTCTTCTCTATAAGAACAGGTGGGTTATCGAAGTGCTTTTCAAGCAGATCAAGCAGAATTTTGAACTCAGATATTTTTTGTCGGACAGCGAGAACGGGATCAAAATCCAGATTTGGGTGGCATTGATACTCAACCTCCTGTTTACAGTTCTACATAAGCGGATAAAAGAGGCTGAAGACTTCTCGACCATGGTCATGGTAGCCGCAAAAAATCTTTGCTCCTACGTCAGTCTTGAAAAGTTCCTACTTTTTCCTGAAGCTTACTTTAAAAGTATATTTCAAAAAGACATCCAAAATGTACAAACCCAATTATTCCTTTCCGGATAG
- a CDS encoding DUF4221 family protein yields the protein MKKGKDFFYLVRGIDLEKEGPGAINDFESFFSTDTHQVFVSNNAVITKNEGSNLAYYNIPKMIGPLVSGPFVIGRLTDNLFGRIHSSFDQGNDLLYFFVFDGADNILLLCKLDLTIGVLELIPHPVDVQELKKFQILIDDQGTYIANQRLPYIHVIDQELIISFNYSADFYILNSNTGKYEKISNRSELFPSSKTVDVRLENNPDILKVMEAMDEISADVEFGAIQKFGSEGGFCRLVRGPVINQDYSNADFFLEIFDSKLLSSEN from the coding sequence TTGAAAAAGGGAAAAGATTTTTTTTATTTGGTGAGAGGGATTGATTTGGAAAAAGAAGGACCTGGGGCAATTAATGATTTTGAGAGCTTTTTTTCTACGGATACTCATCAAGTATTTGTTTCAAACAATGCAGTGATTACAAAAAATGAAGGATCAAATCTTGCTTATTATAATATTCCAAAGATGATTGGACCATTAGTAAGTGGGCCTTTTGTCATTGGTCGGTTAACTGATAATTTGTTTGGAAGGATTCACAGCAGTTTTGATCAAGGAAATGACCTGTTATATTTTTTTGTATTTGATGGCGCGGATAATATACTGCTTTTATGTAAGCTCGATCTAACTATTGGAGTACTTGAACTGATTCCCCATCCGGTAGATGTCCAGGAACTTAAAAAATTTCAAATTTTAATTGACGATCAAGGAACTTACATCGCCAATCAAAGGCTCCCGTACATTCATGTAATCGACCAAGAATTGATTATTTCATTCAATTATTCCGCTGACTTTTACATTTTGAACAGCAATACAGGCAAATATGAGAAAATCAGTAACAGATCAGAATTGTTTCCAAGCAGCAAAACGGTTGACGTTCGTCTTGAAAATAATCCTGATATTTTGAAAGTTATGGAAGCTATGGATGAAATTTCAGCAGATGTAGAGTTTGGGGCAATTCAAAAATTTGGTAGTGAAGGTGGGTTTTGTAGGTTAGTGAGAGGTCCAGTAATCAATCAAGACTATTCCAATGCAGACTTTTTTCTTGAGATTTTTGATTCCAAATTACTGTCGTCCGAGAACTGA
- a CDS encoding IS1380 family transposase, with amino-acid sequence MKITNSTEKITPFGGFNFVFNSFKNSGLPELIDNQLGVRALRGGFSYSDIFANHMAIFFNGGDCTEDINVHLRDALEQVPSFSVCSADTILRGIKELAVDTELFINPSSGVSHEFNINGKLNSLLLKSACKTGLLKSGVAYDLDYDNTVIPTEKYDSKKTYKHVYGYQPGVASIAHPEFSQAIPVYVEGRNGNSQAKYLQADTLTRMFGQLTNENIRIGRFRADSASYQEEVLRTLEAHTESFYIRANRCAKLDNILGSIAPEKWQKIRLGVQEMEVTDLSDYKPFGKDRSYRLVITRIRRKDGQADVFSGDAFTYRAILTNEHTSSNEAVVRFYNARGASERLFDVLNNDFGWSKLPCSFLAENTSFMLMTAMYANFYTYIIGEYSRKVDWLKPTDRLKKFIFRFITVSAKWIRTGRREVLKLFTSKDYKPILN; translated from the coding sequence ATGAAAATTACGAATTCGACAGAAAAAATCACACCTTTCGGAGGTTTTAATTTTGTTTTTAACTCTTTCAAAAATTCTGGTCTCCCAGAACTCATTGATAATCAATTGGGGGTTAGAGCCTTAAGGGGAGGGTTTTCATACAGTGACATTTTCGCCAATCATATGGCTATTTTCTTTAATGGTGGCGACTGTACTGAAGATATCAATGTTCACTTGAGAGACGCACTTGAACAGGTCCCTTCATTTTCAGTATGCAGTGCCGATACAATTCTGAGAGGTATCAAAGAGCTTGCTGTTGATACAGAACTCTTTATAAATCCGTCCAGTGGAGTAAGCCATGAATTTAATATCAATGGAAAACTCAACAGCTTGTTGTTAAAATCAGCTTGTAAGACCGGATTACTCAAGTCAGGTGTTGCTTACGACCTCGATTATGACAACACCGTCATTCCAACTGAAAAGTACGATTCAAAAAAGACATATAAACACGTCTATGGATATCAGCCAGGTGTAGCTTCCATAGCACATCCTGAATTTTCACAGGCCATTCCTGTGTACGTAGAGGGCAGAAATGGCAACAGTCAGGCCAAATATTTGCAGGCTGATACACTTACACGCATGTTTGGGCAGCTTACCAATGAAAATATCCGTATCGGAAGGTTCAGAGCCGATTCAGCATCCTATCAGGAAGAAGTTCTCCGCACACTGGAAGCACATACCGAAAGCTTTTATATACGGGCAAACAGATGTGCCAAACTGGATAATATCCTTGGAAGTATAGCCCCTGAGAAGTGGCAGAAAATACGTTTGGGTGTACAGGAAATGGAAGTTACTGACCTATCCGACTACAAACCTTTCGGTAAAGACAGGTCTTACAGGCTGGTCATTACCAGAATCAGGCGTAAAGACGGGCAGGCAGATGTGTTTAGTGGAGATGCATTTACTTACAGGGCTATTCTGACCAATGAACATACATCGTCCAATGAAGCTGTTGTAAGGTTTTATAACGCCCGGGGTGCAAGCGAACGCTTGTTTGATGTACTCAACAATGACTTTGGCTGGTCTAAGTTGCCCTGTTCGTTCCTTGCAGAGAATACCTCCTTTATGCTTATGACGGCTATGTATGCCAATTTTTACACCTATATCATTGGAGAGTATTCCAGAAAAGTTGATTGGCTTAAGCCTACCGACAGGCTCAAGAAGTTTATCTTCAGATTTATCACTGTTTCAGCCAAGTGGATAAGAACGGGAAGAAGAGAAGTGCTCAAACTGTTCACGAGTAAGGATTACAAGCCGATTTTGAACTAA
- a CDS encoding IS3 family transposase, with protein MKDRATLICSDYKGLSIRRQCEVLEVPRSSLYYKPKGENEVNLKLMGIMDRHLTDHPTEGVVSMVYLLTGLGFVVGPKRIRRLFRLMGRETLYRRKNLTKSGLREYIRPYLLRNLKIERPNQVWVTDITYIPMQKGFMFLTAVMDVYSRRILSWGISNSQDAKWCKQVIEEAIREYGKPEIVNSDQGSQYTSALWINYLEGLDIKVSMDGKGRALDNVYIERFWKSIKYDYIYLNPSEDGYDLLKGVKKYIEYYNQKVHHTTREKPGERYFGATQKAA; from the coding sequence ATGAAAGATCGGGCGACATTGATTTGTTCTGATTATAAGGGGCTGTCTATAAGGAGACAGTGTGAAGTATTGGAGGTTCCCCGAAGCAGTCTATATTACAAACCAAAAGGGGAAAACGAGGTCAATCTGAAACTTATGGGAATCATGGACAGGCATCTTACCGATCACCCTACTGAAGGCGTTGTGTCGATGGTCTATCTGTTGACAGGACTGGGCTTCGTTGTCGGCCCAAAGCGCATCAGGAGGCTTTTCAGGCTGATGGGCAGGGAAACCCTTTACAGGAGGAAGAACCTTACCAAATCCGGTTTGCGTGAATATATCAGGCCTTATCTTCTCAGGAACTTAAAGATTGAAAGACCCAACCAAGTGTGGGTAACCGATATCACCTACATTCCGATGCAGAAGGGGTTTATGTTCCTGACCGCAGTCATGGATGTTTACAGCAGAAGGATACTGTCATGGGGTATATCCAACAGTCAGGACGCCAAATGGTGTAAGCAGGTAATCGAAGAGGCCATCAGAGAATATGGTAAGCCAGAGATAGTCAATTCCGATCAGGGAAGCCAGTACACATCAGCCTTATGGATCAATTACCTTGAAGGGCTGGATATCAAAGTATCAATGGACGGAAAGGGAAGGGCTTTGGACAATGTATATATTGAAAGGTTCTGGAAGTCGATCAAGTATGATTACATCTATCTGAACCCAAGCGAGGACGGTTATGACCTGCTCAAAGGTGTCAAAAAGTATATTGAATATTACAACCAAAAGGTCCATCATACCACCAGGGAGAAGCCCGGGGAAAGGTATTTTGGGGCAACCCAAAAAGCAGCATAA
- a CDS encoding transposase: MNKQTRRKFSPEFKAKVALEAIKNQFTLAELSKKFDVSPVIISKWKGEFLDNMSAVFEKEHSKKKEEGPALEQLYAQIGELKVENDFLKKSCKKLGI, from the coding sequence ATGAACAAGCAAACAAGACGAAAGTTTTCTCCTGAGTTCAAGGCAAAAGTAGCCCTTGAAGCAATCAAGAATCAGTTTACATTGGCTGAATTGTCCAAGAAGTTCGATGTTAGCCCTGTGATTATATCCAAGTGGAAGGGTGAGTTTTTGGATAATATGTCAGCTGTATTTGAAAAGGAGCATTCAAAGAAAAAGGAAGAAGGCCCTGCCCTTGAGCAGCTCTATGCCCAGATCGGAGAGCTAAAAGTAGAGAATGACTTTTTAAAAAAAAGCTGCAAGAAACTGGGGATATGA
- a CDS encoding IS110 family transposase: MPSTKVSKDSFKGQSIYIGIDCHHKSWKVTLLTDKFELKTMSRDPDPASLVTYLENHYPGAEYKAVYESGFNGFTVCRKLRNLGVDCQVVHAMDVPSSHKDRQQKSDKSDSRKLAQLLRSHGFEGIDVPPIHIEVDRKLLRQHFSVTRMLTSEKNRVKATLFQFGIEIPERFSSSQSRSWSKVFIEWLRSIPEIEPKLQSSINNHIETGLLLRKQLLEITKQLRSLSQTEEYKDDFSLLTSVPGIGPLGAMKILLQVYNMKRFQTMDKLCCYVGLIPKMYGSGEKMITGKLSKRGRKDIKIMLIEASWVAVRKDPALTARFNKLTERMNKNKAIIRIAKNLLNRIRHILTHKIEYEIGVVS, translated from the coding sequence ATGCCATCTACTAAAGTTAGTAAAGATTCATTTAAGGGACAATCTATCTACATTGGTATTGATTGTCACCACAAAAGTTGGAAGGTAACATTACTCACCGACAAGTTTGAACTTAAGACGATGTCAAGGGATCCGGATCCTGCATCTCTGGTAACATATCTGGAAAATCATTATCCCGGAGCTGAATATAAGGCTGTCTATGAATCAGGATTCAATGGCTTTACTGTATGTAGAAAGTTAAGAAACCTTGGTGTTGACTGTCAAGTAGTCCATGCAATGGATGTGCCTTCCAGTCATAAGGACAGGCAGCAAAAATCTGATAAATCTGATAGCAGAAAGCTGGCCCAACTTCTCCGTTCCCATGGGTTTGAAGGAATAGACGTTCCGCCAATTCACATTGAAGTGGACAGAAAGCTTCTAAGACAGCATTTTTCCGTAACAAGAATGTTGACATCTGAAAAAAACAGAGTTAAAGCGACTCTTTTTCAGTTTGGTATTGAGATTCCTGAACGGTTTAGTAGCAGTCAGTCTCGTAGCTGGTCAAAAGTATTCATTGAATGGCTAAGATCAATACCTGAAATAGAGCCGAAACTGCAAAGTAGTATCAATAACCATATTGAAACAGGTTTATTGCTCAGGAAGCAGTTGTTAGAGATAACTAAACAGCTGAGAAGCCTTTCACAAACAGAGGAATATAAAGATGACTTCAGTCTTTTGACATCAGTACCTGGCATTGGTCCACTGGGAGCTATGAAAATCCTTCTTCAGGTATATAATATGAAAAGGTTTCAGACTATGGACAAACTATGTTGCTATGTAGGGCTAATTCCCAAAATGTATGGGTCAGGAGAAAAAATGATTACTGGTAAGTTGTCAAAAAGAGGAAGAAAAGATATTAAGATCATGCTTATTGAAGCTTCGTGGGTGGCGGTCAGGAAAGATCCGGCACTTACCGCAAGATTCAATAAACTGACAGAGCGGATGAACAAAAACAAGGCAATAATCAGGATAGCTAAAAACTTATTGAATAGAATCAGACACATCCTTACCCATAAAATCGAATATGAAATTGGGGTGGTAAGCTAG
- a CDS encoding metallophosphoesterase family protein encodes MKILHTADWHLGKRLQEYSRLEEQKEVLQEIVDIAEKEDVDLVLLAGDIFDSFNPNHEAVELLYKTLKKLSNNGQRPIIVISGNHDSTQFIEAPDPLAKEMGIFFYSKYDSLIPTGRLDNGIQILQSETGFVELKLPKYEFPVRILLAPYANELLLKTYLGEGDREQEFRQLLATKWQLLANKYCDDKGVNLFVGHFFFAKEGEALEVEPESERPILHVGGTQALYTQNIPSQIQYAALGHLHRYHAVAKEPCPIVYSSSPLAYSFSEADQEKQVVLNEALPGKAVNYRPIALKKGRPLYRKTFHNLESALEWLGENPYCFVELTYVTESAIDASIRKALVKAHDGIVNLIPQIKNPLGQENLSLKVEDLEKDMLSLFKMYYQSEKGLEPNPELLNLFKEVISQE; translated from the coding sequence ATGAAAATACTCCATACCGCAGACTGGCACTTAGGCAAAAGACTTCAGGAATATTCCCGATTGGAAGAACAAAAGGAAGTCCTCCAGGAAATCGTGGATATTGCTGAAAAGGAAGACGTGGACCTCGTCCTTCTTGCAGGGGATATTTTTGACAGCTTCAACCCCAACCATGAAGCGGTCGAACTCCTGTACAAAACCCTCAAAAAACTGTCCAACAATGGGCAGCGACCAATTATTGTCATTTCAGGTAACCATGACTCCACCCAGTTTATCGAAGCCCCCGACCCGCTGGCAAAGGAAATGGGCATTTTCTTCTACTCAAAATATGACAGCCTGATACCAACAGGACGGCTTGACAATGGCATACAAATCCTGCAGAGCGAAACTGGATTTGTTGAGCTGAAACTTCCCAAATATGAGTTTCCTGTGAGAATACTTTTGGCACCCTATGCCAACGAACTCCTGCTCAAAACCTACCTGGGAGAAGGAGACCGGGAACAGGAGTTCAGGCAGCTCCTGGCTACAAAATGGCAATTACTCGCCAACAAATACTGTGATGACAAGGGTGTCAACCTCTTTGTCGGGCATTTCTTTTTTGCGAAAGAAGGCGAAGCATTAGAGGTGGAACCCGAATCCGAAAGGCCCATCCTTCATGTCGGAGGCACACAAGCACTTTATACCCAAAATATCCCTTCACAGATCCAATATGCAGCCTTGGGCCACCTCCACCGCTACCATGCTGTGGCAAAAGAACCCTGCCCAATTGTCTATTCCTCCTCTCCCCTTGCCTACTCCTTTAGCGAAGCAGACCAGGAAAAGCAAGTAGTACTGAATGAAGCCCTACCCGGAAAAGCTGTGAACTATCGCCCCATCGCACTTAAGAAAGGAAGACCGCTTTACAGAAAAACTTTCCACAATCTGGAATCTGCTTTGGAATGGCTAGGAGAAAATCCTTACTGCTTTGTGGAACTGACCTACGTCACTGAAAGTGCCATCGATGCCTCCATCAGAAAAGCCCTGGTGAAAGCCCATGACGGAATAGTCAACCTGATCCCCCAGATCAAAAATCCTCTTGGACAGGAAAACCTTAGTCTCAAAGTCGAAGACCTGGAAAAGGACATGCTCAGCCTATTCAAGATGTACTACCAAAGCGAAAAGGGGCTGGAACCCAATCCGGAATTGCTCAATCTCTTCAAAGAAGTCATCAGTCAGGAATAA